In Eptesicus fuscus isolate TK198812 chromosome 23, DD_ASM_mEF_20220401, whole genome shotgun sequence, one genomic interval encodes:
- the LOC129148168 gene encoding immunoglobulin lambda-1 light chain-like, producing MSWTPLLPLLLALCPGSRSQAVVTQEPSATVSPGVTVTLTCGSSTGAVTNGHYPHWIQQKSGQAPTALIYDTNKKFSWTPARFSGSIQGGKAALTLAGAQPEDEAEYYCALWFRSRSQAVVTQEPSVSVSPGVTVTLTCGSSTGAVTNGHYPHWIQQKSGQAPTALIYDTNKKFSWTPARFSGSIQGGKAALTLAGAQPEDEAEYYCALWFSSHPHSDRCRWGREAQTQAQCTLCFWGPVCCAQGCVQLVSNKSHSHSHQGAMI from the exons ATGAGCtggactcccctcctccccctcctcctcgctCTCTGCCCAG GGTCCAGGTCTCAGGCTGTGGTCACTCAGGAGCCCTCAGCGACCGTGTCCCCAGGTGTGACCGTCACTCTCACCTGTGGCTCCAGCACAGGGGCTGTCACCAATGGTCACTATCCACACTGGATCCAGCAGAAGTCTGGCCAGGCCCCCACGGCTCTGATTTATGACACAAACAAGAAATTCTCCTGGACCCCAGCCCGTTTCTCAGGCTCCATCCAAGGGGGCAAAGCTGCCCTGACCCTggcaggggcgcagcctgaggacGAGGCCGAGTACTACTGCGCTCTGTGGTTCA GGTCCAGGTCTCAGGCTGTGGTCACTCAGGAGCCCTCAGTGAGCGTGTCCCCAGGTGTGACCGTCACTCTCACCTGTGGCTCCAGCACAGGGGCTGTCACCAATGGTCACTATCCACACTGGATCCAGCAGAAGTCTGGCCAGGCCCCCACGGCTCTGATTTATGACACAAACAAGAAATTCTCCTGGACCCCAGCCCGGTTCTCAGGCTCCATCCAAGGGGGCAAAGCTGCCCTGACCCTggcaggggcgcagcctgaggacGAGGCCGAGTACTACTGCGCTCTGTGGTTCAGCAGCCATCCCCACAGTGACAGGTGCCGGTGGGGACGTGAGGCACAAACACAAGCTCAGTGCACCCTCTGCTTCTGGGGCCCCGTCTGCTGTGCACAGGGCTGCGTCCAGCTGGT GTCCAACAAAAGCCACAGCCACTCCCATCAGGGGGCCATGATCTGA